In Candidatus Babeliales bacterium, the following proteins share a genomic window:
- a CDS encoding S41 family peptidase has product MRRSLWPLILFSFILVIHVKQIANTAENNDFDKSIYKYSQTLGDALHNIKTKHFNVLQAPADKDAGSPVDKAMTQGINSIVRTLDPHSAFMDPKEYKSIMEATQGEFGGIGIIIDNTKETDDEFLRVIDTLPGEPADKVGIKPDDKIVQIGDEAVKGMTVEEASAKLRGKEGTSIHVKVMRADTMHLIPFDIMRARIKEQNALCYYLKDHNIYYLSLNMFTENAIKQIEQLLKKSLQHESKGIILDLRHNSGGLLNAVVDIAGLFLEKGSLVVETKDRNNKVSDRYTTSRTPIADKRIPLFILVNNYTASAAEILAGVLQYYSAKESKFLAFVVGTKTFGKGSVQEVIPLSNDCALKLTIALYNLPNNLSIQGVGVAPDFEIDPKMPPSEDIQWFNRFFGRESNLKNAIKVDSKKEKDAAKNKKDTGKTNNAEKSWYDRKKELIASDYMILTTARLIEMMHLAQKAYPEKTKKRQDLLNTLTALYNPKDITDIEEVKM; this is encoded by the coding sequence ATGCGTCGTTCCCTATGGCCGCTCATTTTATTTTCATTTATTCTCGTTATCCACGTTAAACAAATTGCAAATACTGCAGAAAATAACGATTTTGATAAATCTATCTACAAATACTCGCAAACGCTGGGCGATGCTTTGCACAATATAAAAACAAAACATTTCAATGTGCTTCAGGCTCCTGCAGATAAGGATGCTGGCTCACCAGTTGATAAAGCAATGACTCAAGGAATCAATTCAATTGTACGAACACTGGATCCACATTCAGCGTTTATGGATCCTAAAGAATATAAAAGTATTATGGAGGCAACGCAGGGAGAATTTGGAGGTATTGGTATTATTATTGATAATACTAAAGAAACGGACGATGAATTTTTACGGGTCATTGATACACTGCCTGGGGAACCTGCTGATAAAGTTGGCATAAAGCCGGACGATAAAATTGTACAAATCGGTGATGAAGCAGTTAAAGGCATGACGGTTGAAGAAGCTTCGGCAAAATTGCGCGGAAAAGAAGGAACGTCAATTCACGTGAAAGTAATGCGTGCTGACACAATGCATTTGATACCATTTGATATCATGCGTGCCCGCATCAAGGAGCAAAATGCTCTCTGTTATTATCTTAAAGATCATAATATTTATTATTTATCCCTGAACATGTTCACCGAAAACGCGATAAAACAGATCGAACAGCTCCTGAAAAAAAGCTTGCAGCATGAATCTAAAGGCATAATCCTTGATCTACGGCACAATTCAGGCGGCTTGCTGAATGCAGTTGTCGATATTGCTGGCCTCTTTCTTGAAAAAGGAAGTTTAGTTGTAGAAACAAAAGATAGAAATAATAAAGTGAGCGATCGGTATACCACAAGCCGCACCCCGATTGCCGATAAACGCATTCCGCTTTTTATTTTAGTAAACAATTATACCGCCTCTGCTGCAGAAATATTGGCTGGAGTGTTGCAATACTATTCAGCAAAAGAAAGTAAATTCTTAGCATTCGTAGTTGGTACAAAAACATTTGGCAAAGGATCGGTGCAAGAAGTGATTCCTCTCAGCAACGATTGCGCACTTAAATTAACCATCGCTCTTTATAATTTACCAAATAATCTTTCGATTCAGGGAGTCGGAGTCGCGCCCGACTTTGAGATCGATCCTAAAATGCCACCATCAGAAGATATTCAGTGGTTCAATCGTTTCTTTGGACGTGAAAGTAATTTAAAAAATGCGATCAAAGTCGATTCAAAAAAAGAGAAAGATGCTGCCAAGAATAAAAAAGATACTGGTAAAACAAACAATGCAGAAAAATCTTGGTACGACAGGAAGAAAGAATTGATCGCGTCCGATTATATGATTTTGACCACGGCACGTTTAATTGAAATGATGCATTTGGCACAAAAAGCGTACCCAGAAAAAACAAAAAAACGCCAAGATCTTTTGAATACACTTACGGCACTTTATAATCCTAAAGATATAACCGATATTGAAGAAGTGAAGATGTAA
- a CDS encoding M48 family metalloprotease — translation MKMGFEPCKLSYSRFFIWLFSFAYTLNNSGMGPEKSIHLQRSIPNNSENIHDLIEQQKNHLSCSGKNPYREIVSQLHQQSSSVRSFVEQMNRAKRFQIIEQHNQRTQFPCLPGSGFYRTQDKLSVTYSPLIPASLKKICDEELKEIPQAHKHPWYISLSFIKSDASVTQNPKYPHTIMLSFNPMSPLVYSESALRGMIAHEISHFLSADFYFSQFSGPCSSRIIYYREYNADQYLASRSIRQAENSLIHLEEIFNKTPFMRASLTYAKSNALSILTCLGLFASLSHIFPSSSIKLSDVFTVNCINQPLFFYLAFREYRESKKFQSTRSELNSTHPSLPKRIACMKTILELLKAEEEIVKKSCPN, via the coding sequence ATGAAAATGGGATTTGAACCTTGCAAACTTAGTTATTCTCGTTTTTTTATTTGGCTTTTTTCTTTTGCATATACACTTAATAATTCAGGGATGGGCCCAGAAAAATCCATACATCTACAACGATCTATCCCAAATAATTCCGAAAATATTCATGATTTAATCGAGCAACAAAAGAATCACCTCTCATGCTCTGGTAAAAATCCCTATCGAGAGATTGTTTCACAATTACATCAACAAAGCAGCTCAGTTCGCTCATTTGTAGAACAAATGAATAGAGCAAAAAGATTTCAAATCATCGAGCAACATAACCAACGAACGCAGTTTCCCTGTTTGCCCGGCTCAGGCTTTTATCGTACTCAAGATAAATTATCAGTAACCTATTCCCCGCTTATACCCGCTTCTTTGAAAAAAATATGCGATGAAGAACTTAAAGAAATCCCGCAAGCGCACAAGCATCCCTGGTATATTTCTCTCTCATTTATAAAATCTGATGCGTCGGTAACGCAAAACCCTAAATATCCCCACACAATCATGCTTAGTTTTAATCCTATGAGTCCATTGGTATATTCAGAAAGCGCGCTGCGTGGCATGATTGCCCATGAAATAAGCCATTTTTTATCAGCTGATTTTTATTTTTCACAATTTAGCGGGCCATGTAGTAGCCGCATTATTTATTATCGAGAATACAACGCCGATCAATATTTAGCGTCTCGTTCCATAAGACAAGCAGAGAACAGCTTGATCCATCTTGAAGAAATTTTTAATAAAACTCCCTTTATGAGAGCCAGTCTTACTTATGCCAAAAGTAATGCGTTGAGTATTCTCACTTGTCTTGGCTTATTTGCTAGCTTAAGCCATATCTTTCCGTCCTCATCTATCAAACTGTCTGACGTTTTTACTGTGAATTGCATCAATCAACCGCTGTTTTTTTATTTAGCATTTCGCGAATATCGTGAATCAAAAAAATTCCAGTCAACCAGATCAGAACTAAACTCGACCCATCCTTCACTTCCTAAGCGGATTGCTTGCATGAAAACAATTCTTGAATTGCTCAAAGCCGAAGAAGAAATAGTAAAAAAATCCTGTCCAAACTGA
- the glmS gene encoding glutamine--fructose-6-phosphate transaminase (isomerizing), which translates to MCGVVGYVGTKLSRSFVMKGLSRLEYRGYDSAGFACLDSVSNRLKCVKAKGQLVNLTNALQDFPVDGHIGIGHTRWSTHGVVSHVNAHPHVDCTETISVVHNGIIENHAQLRVQLESEGHAFRSQTDTEVVAHLFERIKEKSCLSESVAAIVGQLEGAFAFSCIGEPFSDAVIAVRKGSPLCIGIGSQEMFVASDVLAFAGMTDEVVYLPDETFAIVRQSGVELYDFKGNKRELKPERVQVSWSDDGKSGYEHFMLKEIFEQKNGIHATLSYLKSIHDTVWQQMGLTADDVKKLGAISLIGAGTSWHAARIGQFFIEEICKMPARVVLASEFRYMPFFKEERNFYLAISQSGETADTLECLRLVERTGAHTVVLTNVSSSSMVRESDGFLLTKAGQEISVASTKAFSTQLAALFWLAHRIALEKEIITADQMERACDHLLMSAEILENCIEKYRKSIVEQLAPHYAQFKKWIFLGRHISYPFALEASLKLKEISYAFAQCYPAGELKHGPIALVSDDTPIIIFSTLDPLIYQKLISNAQEVKARQGHLLIFAFEGQTELLKLADNAFIIPHVDPLLGPLAMTGLMQFFVYQIANVLGCPIDKPRNLAKSVTVE; encoded by the coding sequence ATGTGCGGTGTTGTCGGGTATGTCGGCACTAAGCTGAGTCGTTCCTTCGTTATGAAGGGATTAAGTAGGCTTGAGTACCGTGGTTACGATTCGGCAGGTTTTGCTTGCCTTGATTCGGTTTCAAATCGACTAAAGTGTGTTAAAGCAAAGGGCCAATTGGTTAACTTAACCAATGCACTCCAAGACTTTCCGGTTGACGGGCATATTGGTATTGGGCACACACGGTGGTCCACCCACGGTGTTGTTTCTCATGTGAATGCTCATCCCCATGTCGATTGTACCGAGACGATCTCTGTAGTTCATAACGGCATTATCGAAAACCATGCGCAGCTTCGTGTGCAACTTGAGAGCGAAGGGCATGCCTTCAGATCTCAAACAGATACTGAAGTTGTTGCTCATCTTTTTGAAAGAATCAAAGAAAAATCTTGCCTATCAGAATCGGTTGCAGCAATTGTTGGGCAATTAGAAGGTGCATTCGCTTTCAGCTGTATTGGTGAACCATTCTCCGATGCGGTTATTGCGGTTCGAAAAGGATCGCCGCTTTGCATTGGAATTGGCTCGCAAGAAATGTTTGTAGCTTCTGATGTACTTGCATTTGCAGGCATGACCGATGAAGTTGTTTATCTGCCAGATGAAACGTTTGCAATAGTTCGCCAATCGGGCGTTGAGCTCTACGATTTTAAGGGCAATAAACGTGAACTTAAGCCCGAACGCGTACAAGTTTCATGGTCCGATGATGGGAAAAGCGGCTATGAGCATTTTATGCTTAAAGAGATTTTTGAACAAAAAAACGGCATTCATGCGACTCTTTCCTATCTAAAATCTATTCACGACACTGTTTGGCAGCAAATGGGACTGACGGCAGACGATGTAAAAAAATTAGGCGCTATTTCTCTTATTGGTGCAGGAACTTCGTGGCATGCAGCTCGTATCGGGCAGTTTTTTATTGAAGAAATTTGTAAAATGCCAGCGCGCGTTGTACTTGCTTCAGAATTTCGTTATATGCCGTTCTTTAAAGAAGAGCGGAATTTTTATTTGGCGATTTCTCAATCGGGCGAAACGGCCGATACACTAGAATGTTTACGGCTTGTAGAACGCACGGGGGCCCATACGGTAGTCCTCACCAATGTTTCCTCAAGCAGTATGGTTCGTGAATCGGATGGATTCTTGCTCACGAAAGCTGGCCAAGAAATCTCGGTCGCTTCTACTAAAGCATTTTCAACGCAATTAGCAGCCCTTTTTTGGCTCGCTCATCGCATAGCGCTTGAAAAAGAAATAATAACTGCCGATCAAATGGAGCGCGCATGCGATCATTTGCTCATGAGTGCAGAAATATTGGAAAACTGTATTGAAAAATACCGCAAATCTATCGTGGAGCAGTTGGCTCCCCATTATGCGCAATTTAAAAAATGGATTTTCTTAGGGCGGCATATTAGTTACCCGTTTGCGCTTGAAGCTTCGCTTAAGCTGAAAGAAATCTCATATGCCTTTGCGCAGTGTTATCCGGCTGGAGAATTGAAGCACGGCCCGATTGCGCTTGTTTCTGATGATACGCCAATTATCATTTTCTCTACACTCGATCCATTAATCTATCAAAAGCTTATTTCTAATGCACAAGAAGTAAAAGCACGGCAGGGCCACTTGCTCATTTTTGCATTTGAGGGGCAAACTGAACTTCTGAAATTAGCAGATAACGCTTTTATTATCCCGCATGTAGATCCGCTTCTTGGCCCTTTAGCAATGACCGGATTGATGCAATTCTTTGTCTACCAAATTGCCAACGTTCTTGGTTGCCCAATTGACAAACCGCGCAATTTAGCTAAATCGGTCACAGTAGAATAG
- the rpsI gene encoding 30S ribosomal protein S9 codes for MERKKTTAAPKTKMPAGTPVSHGVGRRKSAVARVWLRRGNGKIVVNGKTYNSYFDTEVTRLMAVKPILLTQPATAHYDVEAYVEGGGRNGQAGAVQLGIARALVSADENLKMTMREHGMLTVDARLKERKKYGRKAARRGFQFVKR; via the coding sequence ATGGAACGCAAAAAAACGACTGCTGCACCCAAGACAAAAATGCCTGCTGGAACCCCTGTTTCTCATGGCGTTGGCCGCCGCAAATCAGCGGTAGCGCGTGTATGGTTACGTAGAGGAAACGGTAAGATTGTTGTTAACGGGAAAACATATAATTCGTACTTTGATACAGAAGTTACGCGCCTTATGGCAGTTAAGCCGATTTTGCTTACCCAGCCAGCAACAGCTCATTATGACGTTGAAGCATATGTAGAAGGCGGTGGCCGCAATGGTCAAGCTGGAGCGGTACAATTGGGTATTGCTCGTGCATTAGTTTCAGCTGATGAAAATCTTAAAATGACCATGCGTGAGCACGGTATGTTAACGGTTGATGCGCGTCTTAAAGAGCGTAAGAAATATGGCCGTAAAGCAGCTCGCCGTGGCTTCCAATTCGTTAAGCGTTAA
- a CDS encoding TraR/DksA C4-type zinc finger protein produces MAEAKKGTIGAKSLESIKKGLLERKKELEEQLSDLYQVKSGFEVQDIGDQAQSISLETLKISLQDNEINEYNMIMQALRMIDEGTYGICIECGQPIAEKRLKSYPNASRCIICQEVLEDRKPE; encoded by the coding sequence GTGGCTGAAGCAAAAAAAGGGACGATTGGTGCAAAAAGTCTGGAATCAATAAAAAAGGGGTTGCTTGAGCGAAAAAAAGAGCTAGAGGAACAACTTTCAGATCTTTATCAAGTAAAGAGCGGTTTTGAGGTTCAAGATATTGGCGATCAAGCGCAATCGATATCGCTTGAAACGCTGAAAATATCTCTGCAGGATAACGAGATTAATGAATATAACATGATCATGCAGGCACTGCGTATGATCGATGAAGGAACGTACGGTATTTGCATCGAGTGTGGACAGCCGATTGCGGAAAAACGATTAAAATCGTACCCCAATGCGAGCCGATGCATTATTTGCCAAGAAGTGCTTGAAGACCGCAAACCTGAATAG
- a CDS encoding nucleoside deaminase, which yields MKIKIPNDEFYMQQAIAQAEKAFAADEVPIGAVIVNNAGEIIGRGYNQVEKQQCQTAHAEATAIKKACKKIDDWRLDECTMYVTLEPCIMCIGLIQLSRIFTLVFAARSPLFGYHLDNYMESQLYKKGIITVREGVLEDQAAELLKRFFKQKRK from the coding sequence ATGAAAATAAAAATACCGAATGATGAATTTTATATGCAGCAAGCGATTGCACAAGCAGAAAAAGCGTTTGCTGCTGATGAAGTGCCAATTGGAGCAGTTATTGTAAACAATGCCGGTGAAATTATTGGGCGCGGCTACAATCAAGTTGAAAAACAACAATGCCAAACAGCGCACGCTGAGGCAACTGCAATCAAAAAAGCGTGCAAGAAGATCGATGATTGGCGGCTTGATGAATGCACGATGTATGTGACTCTCGAGCCGTGCATCATGTGCATTGGATTAATCCAATTGAGCAGAATTTTTACCCTTGTATTTGCAGCGCGTTCGCCACTTTTTGGTTATCACCTTGACAATTACATGGAATCTCAGCTATACAAAAAGGGCATTATAACTGTAAGAGAGGGCGTACTTGAAGATCAGGCGGCTGAGCTCTTGAAACGTTTCTTCAAACAAAAAAGGAAGTGA